A DNA window from Paenibacillus andongensis contains the following coding sequences:
- a CDS encoding DUF948 domain-containing protein: MLVQISAIIAAVAFVFLVFYLIQTLKSLKNSLDEITLTMGQMKNEVTQISSEVQDVILNTNEMAIDVRMKLSKLNHLFSSVQDVGQVIHELTSSVKQSATSLVSAIKQTQPLSTKWKTILQGAAISYEILQKMKAKKSSQAGVTK; encoded by the coding sequence ATGTTAGTACAAATTAGTGCGATCATTGCAGCCGTTGCGTTTGTATTCCTTGTCTTCTATTTGATTCAAACTTTGAAATCACTGAAAAATTCATTAGATGAGATTACATTAACGATGGGCCAAATGAAGAATGAAGTCACACAGATCAGTTCGGAAGTACAGGACGTTATTCTCAATACGAATGAGATGGCCATAGATGTGCGTATGAAGCTGTCAAAGCTTAATCATCTGTTCAGCTCGGTTCAAGATGTAGGACAAGTGATTCATGAGTTAACATCGTCGGTAAAACAATCAGCCACGAGTCTAGTCTCAGCGATTAAACAAACTCAGCCGCTTAGCACCAAATGGAAGACGATTTTGCAAGGAGCTGCTATCTCGTATGAGATACTGCAAAAAATGAAAGCCAAAAAATCATCGCAAGCCGGTGTTACGAAATAG
- a CDS encoding STAS domain-containing protein, with amino-acid sequence MNAIRKFIVYKQSNGKENILYLSGELDLSAASELAAVLDSVVHKGNEILTLDLKELRYIDSTGIGMIVSVLKVRTAMKAAFRIHHIPAKIQRLFELTGIARYLIDREDRGQNQGGTERKEEII; translated from the coding sequence GTGAACGCTATACGTAAATTTATTGTCTACAAACAATCGAATGGGAAAGAAAATATCTTATACTTAAGTGGAGAGCTCGATTTATCTGCTGCATCTGAGCTGGCGGCAGTACTTGACTCGGTTGTTCATAAAGGTAATGAGATTCTAACGTTGGATTTAAAAGAGTTGCGTTATATTGACAGTACCGGAATCGGTATGATTGTCTCGGTCCTTAAAGTGAGAACTGCGATGAAGGCAGCCTTCCGTATTCATCATATCCCAGCCAAAATCCAGCGATTATTCGAGCTAACTGGCATTGCCCGCTATTTGATAGATCGTGAAGACCGAGGTCAAAACCAAGGTGGTACAGAAAGGAAAGAAGAAATCATATGA
- the rsbW gene encoding anti-sigma B factor RsbW — protein sequence MSPYIGLTIPAKAEYLDIVRLTLYGVATKAGFTFEDIEDMKVAVAEACNNAILHAYSHDQSGTVEIQFEHSNGYLRISVKDEGNSFNYIQTDVETAAMHHKSISEATVGGLGLFLMQALMDDVQVLTHSGKGTEVILTKQLAGQLNRKEEMV from the coding sequence ATGAGCCCATACATTGGCCTGACGATACCGGCAAAGGCGGAATATCTAGATATTGTTCGACTCACCTTATATGGCGTTGCGACGAAAGCAGGCTTCACTTTTGAAGATATTGAAGATATGAAAGTTGCTGTAGCAGAAGCTTGTAATAATGCGATTCTGCATGCCTATTCTCATGACCAATCAGGAACCGTCGAGATCCAATTTGAGCATAGCAACGGCTATTTGCGAATTTCTGTGAAGGATGAGGGCAACAGCTTTAACTACATTCAAACAGATGTAGAAACAGCTGCTATGCACCATAAATCCATTAGTGAAGCGACCGTGGGGGGACTAGGTCTGTTCCTGATGCAAGCTTTAATGGATGATGTACAAGTACTGACGCATAGCGGTAAGGGAACCGAGGTTATTCTGACGAAGCAACTGGCAGGTCAGTTGAATAGAAAAGAGGAAATGGTATGA
- a CDS encoding sigma-70 family RNA polymerase sigma factor translates to MNANASSSKPLYEMYSKMKIYKETACQETATALLLHYEPIVRMAVGKMSRSRPDLYEDLFQVGQMSMLRLFVQYDSTMEIPFEAYAMKSLIGHLKNYLRDKSWYIQVPRRIKEKGSLVQRALDELTMKLERSPSIDEIAAYLELSPEETIEILAGRDYYNYTSLDTPLTSDGDSATIGDMIAGPTDDYQTLERRMDLEEAMTCLKEEERTVIGLIYHEGQSQRHIADQLGISQMSVSRIQKRAIDKLKTILNQST, encoded by the coding sequence ATGAATGCGAATGCATCATCCTCGAAACCGTTATATGAAATGTATTCGAAAATGAAGATTTATAAGGAAACCGCATGTCAAGAGACGGCTACGGCGCTCCTGCTGCACTATGAACCCATTGTTCGTATGGCGGTAGGCAAGATGTCGCGGAGCCGTCCCGATTTATATGAGGATTTATTTCAAGTGGGACAGATGTCGATGCTGCGGCTTTTTGTACAGTATGACAGTACCATGGAGATTCCGTTTGAAGCCTATGCCATGAAAAGTTTAATTGGTCACCTGAAAAATTATTTGCGTGACAAGTCATGGTACATACAGGTTCCACGACGAATTAAGGAGAAAGGTTCGCTTGTCCAGCGTGCCCTGGATGAACTGACCATGAAGTTGGAACGTTCGCCGAGTATCGATGAGATTGCGGCTTATTTAGAGCTGAGTCCGGAAGAAACGATTGAGATTCTGGCAGGTCGCGATTATTATAATTATACATCGCTAGATACTCCGCTTACGAGTGATGGGGATAGTGCGACGATTGGCGATATGATCGCTGGTCCAACGGATGACTATCAAACCCTCGAGAGACGCATGGATCTGGAAGAAGCGATGACTTGTTTGAAAGAAGAAGAACGTACGGTTATTGGCCTTATTTATCATGAAGGACAATCGCAACGGCACATTGCTGACCAATTAGGGATTTCTCAGATGAGTGTATCCCGGATTCAGAAGCGGGCAATTGATAAGCTGAAGACTATCTTAAACCAGAGCACATAA
- a CDS encoding PPK2 family polyphosphate kinase: MPGNHFQLEYGKKVRLESMDPNETGALHDREEAEPNIERLSERLEVLQNILYAEKKQSVLFVIQGMDCSGKDGVVKRALGGLHPQGFQVSSFKAPTEEEAAHDFLWRAHKVVPAKGMIGAFIRSYYEDVLITRVHDWISDSEAKKRFKHINRFEKLLESSGVKIVKIFLHISKDFQLAKLRNRLTDPTKRWKFDKNDLVERESWDEYQKAYEDVFKMCSSASAPWYVVPANHRWYRDWAVLQIAVEALESMNLAYPESDPELDQLLDQL; the protein is encoded by the coding sequence ATGCCGGGCAACCATTTTCAATTGGAATACGGGAAGAAAGTACGCTTAGAAAGCATGGATCCTAATGAAACCGGAGCCCTTCACGACCGGGAAGAAGCCGAACCGAACATAGAGCGTCTGAGTGAACGATTAGAAGTCTTGCAAAATATCCTGTACGCCGAGAAGAAGCAGTCGGTTCTTTTTGTGATTCAAGGCATGGATTGCAGCGGCAAAGACGGCGTCGTGAAGCGTGCGCTCGGAGGATTGCATCCACAGGGCTTTCAAGTAAGCAGCTTCAAAGCGCCTACCGAAGAGGAAGCCGCTCATGATTTCCTATGGCGAGCTCATAAGGTTGTGCCTGCTAAAGGGATGATCGGGGCGTTCATTCGTTCTTATTATGAGGATGTGCTGATAACCCGCGTACACGACTGGATTAGCGATTCAGAAGCGAAGAAACGATTCAAGCACATTAACCGATTCGAGAAATTGCTGGAGAGCAGCGGTGTGAAAATCGTTAAGATTTTCCTGCATATCTCCAAGGATTTTCAACTTGCCAAGCTGCGGAATCGGCTAACGGATCCAACGAAACGTTGGAAATTCGACAAGAATGATCTCGTGGAGCGAGAATCCTGGGACGAATACCAGAAGGCTTATGAAGATGTGTTCAAGATGTGCAGCTCGGCTTCTGCTCCGTGGTATGTCGTGCCTGCTAATCATCGCTGGTATCGAGATTGGGCCGTTTTGCAAATTGCTGTAGAAGCGTTAGAAAGCATGAATTTAGCTTATCCGGAATCCGATCCGGAGCTCGATCAGCTGCTTGATCAATTATAG
- a CDS encoding CHASE3 domain-containing protein, with product MFTSIPINIKTKITLGYVCIILCLGAALLVVSDRITSLQKEVDYISSHDIEVRDLLNVIQKNVIDMETGMRGYVITGDEQYLDPYEAGSRAWLDNYNKLNLLISDNPAQQKSLEQIKPTIQNWIKNDVDNVVKWKKENNTVAIYDFFKQNSGRKLMDQLRTQFDSFLRVEQQLTAARVDQLAKSNYNLRVVLFSVLGITSIFAVLVAIFLSNSITSTIHRVIKTIRDIAAAEGNLEARIEVRTNDEIRVLAEATNDLLASLDKQNWIQTNITEVSTLYQGINDITELSETFVNKLAPMLDAVYGVVYLRNNAGGETRFVKIAGYAASGVDPSSASFQLGEGLVGQCAIDKRIFLMDNLPENHIKVTSGLGVSTPRSLLVAPIMVEGKAEAVIELASLHPFQSKHLTLVDSLQEKFGTAITSVRSRMEVERLLSESQMLTEELQAQSEEMQTQSEELQMQQEQLRMTNEYLEEQNHFAEQKALELKKAKDELEDFSLKLQTSSRYKSDFLANMSHELRTPLNSIMILSQMLAENNGDMQMSEVVDYSRVVYAAGNDLLALIDDILDLSKVEAGKIEIMTDEVNVTEIPQLMKLMFAPVADKKGLDFEVILEPNVPNVILTDGQRMQQIVKNLLSNAFKFTEQGSVTMKIALADPSRVKELLHRDPEETVLAISITDTGIGIPIDKQQVIFEAFQQVDGTTNRQYGGTGLGLSICREFTRLLGGSIVVKSELHKGSTFTLYVPNARESESEGEENVHARGEIAAASEELKLDTTVIISTEPSVVMAEQPIAEPISSDSQLFHGKRVLLVDDDARNVFALVTALETKGVTVEIADHGKHALELLSVDSDYDLVLMDIMMPVMGGYDAMKAIRGQLQLHDLPIIALTAKAMKSEKEKCLESGASDYITKPLNMDQLFSLMRVWLTKQVKKH from the coding sequence ATGTTTACATCTATTCCTATCAACATAAAGACGAAAATCACGTTAGGATATGTCTGTATTATTCTATGTTTAGGGGCTGCTCTCTTAGTGGTGAGTGATCGAATAACCTCTCTTCAGAAGGAAGTAGACTACATATCGTCGCATGATATTGAAGTGCGCGATCTCCTTAATGTTATACAAAAAAATGTGATCGATATGGAAACGGGAATGCGAGGCTACGTCATTACAGGGGATGAACAGTACTTGGATCCCTATGAGGCCGGCAGCCGCGCATGGCTCGATAATTATAATAAGCTTAATCTATTAATAAGTGATAATCCTGCACAACAGAAAAGCTTGGAGCAGATCAAACCAACGATTCAGAACTGGATCAAGAATGATGTCGATAACGTTGTTAAGTGGAAAAAAGAAAACAATACAGTAGCCATTTATGATTTTTTCAAACAAAATTCAGGAAGAAAATTGATGGATCAGCTGCGCACGCAGTTTGATTCCTTTCTTAGGGTTGAACAGCAGTTAACAGCTGCAAGAGTCGATCAATTAGCCAAAAGCAACTATAATCTTAGAGTTGTTCTTTTTAGCGTTTTGGGTATTACTTCGATCTTTGCGGTTCTGGTGGCTATATTTTTGTCGAATTCGATTACTAGCACGATCCATCGCGTCATTAAGACAATTCGAGATATTGCAGCCGCCGAAGGAAATCTAGAAGCAAGAATTGAAGTGAGAACCAATGACGAGATCAGAGTGCTGGCTGAAGCAACGAATGATTTGCTGGCAAGCTTAGACAAGCAAAACTGGATTCAAACCAATATCACCGAAGTTTCAACCTTGTATCAGGGGATTAACGATATCACAGAATTGAGTGAAACCTTTGTGAATAAGCTAGCTCCTATGCTAGATGCTGTCTATGGTGTTGTATACCTGCGTAATAACGCTGGGGGCGAGACTCGGTTTGTGAAAATAGCAGGATATGCGGCATCCGGGGTGGATCCTTCATCTGCTAGTTTTCAATTAGGCGAAGGCTTAGTCGGTCAATGTGCTATAGATAAGCGGATTTTCCTGATGGATAATCTTCCGGAGAACCATATTAAAGTAACGTCAGGTTTAGGCGTCTCCACACCTCGAAGCTTACTGGTTGCTCCTATCATGGTAGAAGGCAAAGCGGAGGCCGTTATTGAGTTAGCTTCCCTTCACCCTTTCCAATCGAAGCATCTAACGTTGGTCGATTCGCTGCAAGAGAAATTCGGCACAGCGATTACGAGTGTTCGAAGCCGTATGGAAGTAGAGCGTCTGCTTTCTGAGTCACAGATGTTGACGGAAGAACTGCAGGCACAATCGGAAGAGATGCAGACACAGTCTGAAGAACTCCAGATGCAGCAAGAACAGCTGCGGATGACGAATGAGTATCTAGAGGAACAGAACCATTTCGCTGAGCAAAAAGCGTTAGAATTGAAGAAAGCAAAAGACGAGCTGGAAGATTTCTCGCTTAAGCTTCAGACAAGTTCACGGTACAAATCCGATTTTCTGGCGAATATGTCCCATGAGCTGCGAACACCGCTCAATAGCATTATGATTTTGTCGCAAATGCTTGCGGAAAATAACGGTGACATGCAAATGTCGGAAGTTGTGGACTATTCACGTGTCGTTTATGCTGCAGGCAATGATCTACTCGCGCTGATTGACGATATTCTTGATTTATCCAAAGTAGAAGCGGGTAAAATAGAAATTATGACGGACGAGGTCAACGTGACCGAAATTCCGCAATTAATGAAGCTCATGTTTGCTCCCGTAGCGGATAAGAAGGGGTTGGATTTCGAGGTCATTTTGGAACCGAATGTGCCCAATGTGATTTTGACGGATGGCCAACGCATGCAGCAAATCGTGAAAAATCTATTATCGAATGCTTTTAAATTTACTGAACAAGGCTCTGTAACCATGAAAATTGCGCTCGCAGACCCTTCCCGAGTCAAAGAGCTGCTTCATAGAGATCCGGAAGAAACCGTACTGGCTATTTCGATTACTGATACCGGAATAGGTATCCCGATCGATAAGCAGCAGGTTATTTTCGAAGCGTTCCAGCAGGTAGATGGTACAACGAATCGTCAATACGGCGGAACAGGACTTGGTTTATCCATATGCCGTGAGTTTACGCGTTTGCTTGGTGGATCCATTGTCGTGAAAAGCGAGCTTCATAAGGGAAGCACGTTCACCCTCTACGTGCCAAATGCGCGTGAATCGGAGTCGGAGGGCGAGGAAAACGTTCATGCACGGGGAGAAATTGCAGCAGCTAGCGAGGAATTGAAACTAGATACCACAGTAATTATTTCCACAGAACCTAGTGTCGTGATGGCGGAGCAGCCAATAGCTGAACCCATAAGCTCAGATTCCCAATTATTTCATGGTAAAAGGGTACTTCTCGTCGACGATGATGCACGTAATGTTTTCGCGCTTGTCACGGCACTTGAGACGAAGGGAGTTACCGTGGAGATTGCTGATCACGGCAAGCATGCCCTGGAGCTTTTATCCGTAGATTCCGACTACGACCTTGTGTTAATGGACATTATGATGCCGGTTATGGGGGGCTATGATGCGATGAAAGCGATTCGCGGTCAGCTGCAGCTGCACGATTTACCCATCATTGCACTGACGGCGAAAGCCATGAAGAGTGAGAAAGAGAAATGTCTGGAGTCCGGCGCTTCCGACTATATCACCAAGCCGCTGAATATGGATCAGCTATTCTCGCTTATGCGGGTATGGTTGACGAAGCAGGTGAAGAAACATTGA
- a CDS encoding CheR family methyltransferase: protein MVDEAGEETLIRQSLDHYSELDELPYDELQNIEINLLLEGLYQMYGFDFRHYVRSSLRRRILNRMKAEKLPSITALLEKVLHTPGFVEQLLNDMSIRVTEMFRDPSFFSAFRNQVVPELRKYPEIRIWHAGCATGEEVYAMAILMQEEGLAERTKIYATDMNEKAIESAQKGAFPLKQMQVYTKNYLESGGTKAFSEYYTTDHQYAYFQPLMKENLMFAQHNLVTDGSFNEFHVILCRNVMIYFDTKLQQQVHSLFHGSLTPGGYLGLGKKESILFVPEGVQYDDFVPQERIYRKR, encoded by the coding sequence ATGGTTGACGAAGCAGGTGAAGAAACATTGATTCGCCAGTCACTAGATCATTACTCCGAATTAGATGAACTGCCCTACGATGAGCTGCAAAATATCGAGATTAACCTGCTCCTGGAAGGCTTATATCAGATGTATGGGTTTGATTTCCGCCATTATGTGCGTTCATCCTTACGCAGGCGCATTCTTAATCGCATGAAAGCAGAGAAATTGCCATCCATCACAGCACTGCTAGAAAAAGTCCTGCATACACCTGGCTTCGTGGAACAATTACTGAACGACATGTCCATCCGAGTGACAGAAATGTTCCGAGATCCAAGCTTTTTTAGCGCTTTTCGTAACCAAGTTGTTCCCGAGCTTAGGAAGTATCCGGAAATTCGGATTTGGCATGCAGGCTGCGCCACCGGAGAAGAAGTGTACGCGATGGCGATCCTGATGCAGGAAGAAGGCTTGGCTGAGAGAACGAAGATTTATGCGACGGATATGAATGAGAAAGCGATTGAGAGCGCTCAAAAAGGCGCTTTCCCGCTGAAGCAGATGCAAGTCTATACGAAAAACTACTTGGAATCTGGCGGGACCAAAGCCTTCTCTGAGTATTATACAACCGACCATCAATACGCTTATTTTCAGCCGCTGATGAAAGAAAACCTGATGTTTGCGCAGCACAATCTCGTAACGGACGGCTCCTTTAATGAATTCCATGTCATCCTGTGCCGCAATGTCATGATCTACTTCGATACGAAGCTGCAGCAGCAAGTCCACAGCCTATTTCATGGCAGTTTAACTCCAGGTGGATATCTAGGCTTAGGTAAAAAAGAATCCATCCTCTTCGTGCCCGAAGGCGTGCAATACGATGACTTCGTGCCGCAGGAACGTATTTATCGTAAAAGATGA
- a CDS encoding DUF1003 domain-containing protein has protein sequence MEADIDEKKSTGDCTPEKLFQELDNDPSTKLDNDQLDRITAMVNEYQGNIKSHLIEQQEKKSSRADRLADHIASFGGSWTFIVLFCAFLGIWMVINLMSFAFDKPPFILLNLILSCISALQAPVILMSQNRQAARDKQEAILDFAINYRAEQENMELKALFDRLDKRLERMEKQILTRQAEDNITEDH, from the coding sequence ATGGAAGCAGATATCGATGAGAAGAAGTCTACAGGCGATTGCACGCCTGAGAAGTTGTTTCAGGAACTCGACAACGATCCGAGCACCAAACTAGACAATGACCAACTAGACCGCATAACGGCCATGGTGAACGAATATCAAGGGAATATTAAGTCCCATTTGATTGAACAGCAGGAGAAGAAGTCTTCAAGGGCTGATCGCCTTGCCGATCATATTGCTTCTTTTGGCGGCAGTTGGACATTTATAGTGCTGTTTTGTGCTTTTTTGGGAATTTGGATGGTCATTAATCTGATGAGCTTTGCGTTTGATAAACCACCGTTCATCCTGCTGAATTTGATTCTATCTTGTATTTCGGCTTTGCAGGCACCGGTTATTCTAATGAGTCAGAATCGTCAAGCGGCGCGAGATAAGCAGGAGGCGATCCTTGATTTTGCGATTAATTACCGAGCCGAACAAGAGAATATGGAGCTTAAGGCACTGTTCGACCGCCTTGATAAAAGGCTGGAAAGAATGGAAAAGCAAATCTTAACACGGCAAGCTGAAGATAACATAACAGAGGATCATTAA
- a CDS encoding DUF1328 domain-containing protein, with translation MLGWAIMFLIIALVAGVFGFFGIVSAAVGIAKVLFFVFLIMFVVSLIFGRRKGF, from the coding sequence ATGTTAGGTTGGGCCATTATGTTTCTAATCATTGCGCTTGTAGCCGGTGTTTTTGGATTTTTTGGGATTGTCTCGGCAGCGGTAGGGATTGCCAAAGTCTTATTCTTCGTATTCCTGATTATGTTCGTCGTATCCTTGATTTTTGGAAGACGCAAAGGCTTTTAA
- a CDS encoding general stress protein has translation MNTYTRVSVTSNLQEAQNKVQQLYREGFEREHIYVLTHSAEGTDFVANYTGAEQITMAEEGVLTSIANLFRSRGEELRAKMRALGVPEMEASRLESELDKGKILVLATPSTEVRAYDGADFQRTIL, from the coding sequence ATGAATACTTATACCAGAGTGAGTGTGACATCGAATCTTCAAGAGGCACAGAATAAAGTACAGCAATTGTACAGAGAAGGCTTTGAGCGAGAGCATATTTATGTGCTGACGCATAGTGCTGAGGGTACTGACTTCGTTGCCAACTACACGGGTGCTGAGCAGATTACCATGGCGGAAGAGGGTGTACTGACGTCGATCGCTAATCTGTTCCGTTCTCGCGGCGAAGAGCTGCGGGCGAAGATGAGAGCACTCGGTGTGCCTGAAATGGAAGCCAGTCGTTTGGAAAGCGAGCTGGATAAGGGGAAAATCCTTGTTCTGGCTACCCCTTCCACGGAGGTTAGAGCGTATGATGGTGCAGACTTTCAACGCACTATTTTATGA
- a CDS encoding GntR family transcriptional regulator, translated as MPNITTKRETLSDNAYHVIRDAIVSLRLEPGQMVYEAELGSTLGVSRTPIREAFRRLMAEELIEVEPQRGARIAYMSKKKIDEARFVRISLEANAFKEVAKLWNPEEARFQSLYTQVKGILDDQKKMVDEQNFDTFFQLDEKFHYTLLETLGNVTLISIINQMRGHLNRMRYLELQETKHMRRLVAEHEGIFGAIISNNVELTERLLSEHILLLEGSMNDLIKKYTHYFRM; from the coding sequence TTGCCAAACATAACAACGAAACGAGAAACATTATCCGATAACGCTTATCATGTGATAAGAGACGCCATTGTCTCATTACGCTTGGAGCCCGGACAGATGGTATATGAAGCTGAACTAGGCAGCACATTGGGTGTGAGCCGTACACCAATTCGGGAAGCATTCCGTAGGTTGATGGCCGAGGAATTAATCGAAGTCGAACCGCAGCGTGGCGCCCGGATCGCTTATATGTCTAAGAAGAAAATCGATGAGGCCCGCTTTGTCAGGATAAGCTTAGAGGCGAACGCATTCAAGGAAGTTGCCAAACTGTGGAACCCGGAAGAAGCAAGGTTTCAAAGCCTATATACGCAAGTGAAGGGAATTTTGGATGACCAGAAGAAAATGGTTGACGAGCAAAATTTCGATACTTTCTTTCAGTTGGACGAAAAATTTCACTATACCTTGCTTGAAACTTTAGGAAATGTCACGTTGATATCCATCATTAACCAAATGAGGGGCCATTTGAATCGCATGCGATATTTGGAGCTTCAGGAAACGAAGCATATGAGACGACTCGTGGCTGAGCATGAGGGTATATTTGGTGCTATAATCTCCAACAACGTAGAATTAACAGAACGTTTGCTGAGTGAACACATCCTCTTGCTTGAGGGAAGTATGAACGATCTTATCAAGAAATATACCCATTATTTCCGTATGTAA
- a CDS encoding TRAP transporter substrate-binding protein, with product MKKRIFTVVASVTLVVSLALTGCGKSAPADNSSANNSNSKPIVLRVGYILSTGSDADNGAEKFKELVNKNSKGRIDVQTFPNSQLGSDQDMINAQQSGSLEMEISGDGPVNIFEPGFGALTMPFAFRDTDHMLKVYNGPIGQQLNEAFVKDKGVRLVGVWARGPRYLTANKEIKTPADLQGYKLRVPTQTTYVETWKKLGAIPTALNLSELYTALQQGVVGGQENPLAIISTSSFFQVQKYVMDTQHVYGPYLITVSDKFYSSLSADLKKVVDDALKEATTYEISVVKDGETQFRTDLEKKGMKFVNVDRQAFLDKMQGLPEQLEKSLKWIPGQYQQIVDTK from the coding sequence ATGAAAAAGAGAATTTTTACTGTAGTGGCTTCAGTTACGCTGGTTGTTTCGTTAGCGCTTACAGGCTGTGGAAAAAGTGCGCCGGCAGATAATTCCTCCGCTAATAATAGCAATTCCAAGCCTATTGTACTTCGGGTGGGATATATCCTATCCACTGGCAGTGATGCCGATAATGGTGCCGAAAAGTTCAAAGAACTGGTTAACAAAAATAGTAAGGGCCGTATTGATGTACAAACTTTCCCTAACTCCCAGCTAGGAAGCGACCAAGATATGATAAACGCCCAGCAAAGCGGCAGTCTGGAGATGGAAATATCCGGAGATGGACCGGTTAACATTTTTGAGCCTGGGTTTGGAGCATTGACCATGCCATTCGCGTTCCGCGACACGGACCATATGCTTAAAGTCTATAACGGACCTATCGGGCAACAGTTAAATGAAGCTTTTGTTAAGGATAAAGGTGTTCGTCTCGTTGGGGTCTGGGCGCGGGGGCCTCGATATCTAACCGCAAATAAAGAGATTAAGACGCCTGCCGATCTGCAAGGTTATAAGCTAAGAGTTCCAACGCAGACAACCTATGTGGAAACATGGAAAAAGCTAGGGGCAATTCCGACGGCGTTGAACCTTTCCGAGCTTTACACTGCGCTCCAGCAAGGGGTTGTTGGCGGACAAGAGAACCCATTGGCTATCATCTCTACGTCTAGCTTTTTCCAAGTTCAAAAGTACGTGATGGATACGCAGCATGTATATGGACCTTATTTAATTACTGTCAGTGACAAATTTTACAGCAGCTTGTCAGCGGATCTGAAAAAAGTTGTCGATGATGCACTGAAGGAAGCTACTACTTACGAAATAAGTGTGGTCAAAGATGGAGAAACTCAATTCCGCACGGATCTTGAGAAGAAGGGCATGAAATTTGTTAACGTTGATCGCCAAGCATTTTTAGATAAGATGCAGGGCTTGCCAGAACAATTAGAAAAGTCCCTCAAGTGGATTCCAGGTCAGTATCAGCAAATTGTCGATACAAAGTAA